A genomic stretch from Anaerococcus mediterraneensis includes:
- the casB gene encoding type I-E CRISPR-associated protein Cse2/CasB, translating into MEDSKLNVYSQTARILRKLDNTRDRPSTKGLLANIRNSINKDSSFNMDVLAFVFEKIPEEFLGFGKDLNDYEKAILTAVQMYALHQQARTDSVLKLDYKEGDRRQNLGDSLNSMRKNNDDDKAIDRRFNAMVTSSNFDELSHHLRQMIKLLKAKSDAKVDYASLADDLYWFLKNQRQGIKIKWSRSYYKSNKKEGENNNAK; encoded by the coding sequence ATGGAAGATTCTAAATTAAATGTTTATAGTCAAACGGCAAGGATTTTAAGGAAACTTGACAACACTAGGGATAGGCCTAGCACCAAGGGCTTGCTTGCTAATATTAGAAATTCGATTAATAAAGATTCGTCATTTAATATGGATGTTTTGGCCTTTGTTTTTGAAAAAATCCCTGAGGAGTTTTTAGGCTTTGGCAAGGATCTAAATGATTATGAAAAGGCAATACTAACAGCTGTTCAAATGTATGCCCTACACCAACAGGCTAGGACAGATTCTGTCTTAAAACTTGATTATAAAGAGGGAGATAGAAGACAAAACTTAGGCGATTCTTTAAATTCAATGAGAAAAAATAATGATGATGACAAGGCTATAGACAGAAGGTTCAACGCCATGGTCACATCTAGCAATTTTGATGAGCTTAGCCACCACCTCAGACAGATGATCAAACTTTTGAAGGCCAAATCTGATGCCAAGGTTGATTATGCAAGTTTAGCTGATGATCTCTATTGGTTTTTGAAAAATCAAAGACAAGGCATCAAAATCAAATGGTCAAGATCTTATTATAAATCCAACAAAAAAGAAGGGGAAAATAACAATGCAAAATAA
- the cas7e gene encoding type I-E CRISPR-associated protein Cas7/Cse4/CasC yields the protein MQNKINNRLFLDIHAIQTVPPANINRDDTGSPKTAQYGGVTRARVSSQSWKRAMRKHFNENGDIENVGVRSLEIVKYLANKIVEKDESINLEDAMAMAEKTLNDAKISTKDQKAKALFFISDKQAEKLAQASIDKLIDKKALQEILKENTSIDIALFGRMVADDASLNEDASSQVAHAISTHAIQSEFDFFTAVDDLAPEDNAGAGMLGTIEYNSSTLYRYANVALHEFYRQLEDKEETINATKLFVKSFVESMPTGKINTFANQTLPQAIVVSLRTDRPVNMVSAFEEPIKSDDGYVNKSIDKLFTEYTKYDKILEKPIFTAYLILADTEVKEIGKAEANLADLLSDLGAEIEKNIEG from the coding sequence ATGCAAAATAAAATTAATAACAGATTATTTTTAGATATTCACGCCATCCAAACTGTACCACCAGCAAATATCAATAGGGACGATACAGGCAGCCCAAAGACTGCCCAATATGGTGGTGTTACAAGGGCTAGGGTTAGTTCTCAAAGCTGGAAAAGAGCTATGAGAAAGCACTTTAATGAAAATGGCGATATAGAAAATGTAGGAGTTCGTTCATTAGAGATAGTAAAATACCTAGCCAATAAAATTGTAGAAAAAGATGAGTCTATAAACCTAGAAGATGCTATGGCTATGGCAGAAAAAACTCTAAATGATGCAAAAATATCTACCAAAGACCAAAAAGCCAAGGCCTTATTTTTTATAAGCGACAAACAAGCAGAAAAACTCGCTCAAGCCAGTATCGACAAGCTTATCGATAAAAAAGCCCTCCAAGAGATTTTAAAAGAAAATACCTCTATTGATATAGCCTTATTTGGTAGGATGGTGGCAGATGATGCTTCTCTAAATGAAGACGCATCTAGTCAGGTAGCTCACGCTATCTCAACCCATGCAATCCAAAGTGAATTTGACTTTTTTACAGCTGTTGATGACCTAGCACCAGAAGATAACGCAGGCGCTGGAATGCTGGGTACAATAGAATACAACTCATCAACCCTCTACCGCTATGCAAATGTAGCCCTTCACGAATTTTATAGGCAATTAGAGGATAAGGAAGAAACTATAAATGCAACAAAACTTTTCGTCAAATCTTTTGTGGAATCCATGCCAACAGGCAAGATAAATACCTTTGCCAACCAAACCCTACCTCAAGCAATAGTTGTAAGCCTAAGGACTGATAGGCCAGTCAATATGGTAAGTGCCTTCGAAGAGCCAATCAAATCTGATGATGGCTATGTAAATAAGTCCATAGACAAACTTTTTACCGAATACACAAAGTATGACAAGATCCTTGAAAAACCTATCTTTACAGCCTATCTGATCCTTGCTGACACAGAAGTAAAAGAAATAGGCAAGGCCGAGGCAAACTTGGCAGATCTTTTATCAGACTTGGGGGCAGAGATAGAAAAAAATATAGAAGGCTAG
- the cas5e gene encoding type I-E CRISPR-associated protein Cas5/CasD, whose product MVALKTILLKLAGPMQSWGTSSRFETRTSDYYPSKSGVIGIIAASLGYKRDEDEKIEKLNYLDFAVRIDQEGLLRKDYHIARKYKNNGDLDRTYVTNRYYMEDGVFVVAISHEDDKWIDQIMNGLKYPYFQAFMGRRSCPLPADFILGTSRQGPVEALENLDWQAAAWYKKKNKNYRADIYADKDLLPDKAHSLRNDRVISFSQKERKFGPRFEARTSIDLAKTDDGSPDFFEIV is encoded by the coding sequence GTGGTAGCTTTGAAAACTATATTACTAAAACTAGCAGGCCCCATGCAGTCATGGGGGACTTCATCACGATTTGAAACGAGGACCAGCGACTATTATCCATCCAAATCTGGGGTGATTGGGATAATTGCTGCAAGTCTGGGTTATAAACGTGATGAGGATGAAAAAATAGAAAAGCTTAATTACTTGGACTTTGCTGTGAGGATCGACCAAGAAGGTCTTCTCAGAAAAGACTATCATATAGCTAGAAAATACAAAAACAATGGTGATCTTGATAGGACTTATGTCACAAACCGCTACTACATGGAGGATGGCGTTTTTGTCGTGGCTATCTCTCACGAAGACGATAAGTGGATAGACCAGATCATGAATGGGCTGAAATATCCATATTTTCAAGCCTTTATGGGCAGGCGCTCTTGTCCTTTGCCAGCAGATTTCATCCTAGGCACAAGCAGGCAAGGCCCTGTAGAGGCTCTCGAAAACCTAGATTGGCAGGCGGCAGCTTGGTATAAAAAGAAAAATAAAAATTACCGTGCTGATATCTACGCCGATAAGGACCTCTTGCCTGACAAAGCCCATAGTCTGAGAAATGACAGGGTCATATCTTTTTCGCAAAAAGAACGTAAATTCGGGCCTAGGTTTGAGGCGAGGACAAGTATAGACCTAGCAAAGACCGATGATGGGTCGCCGGACTTTTTTGAAATCGTATAG
- the cas6e gene encoding type I-E CRISPR-associated protein Cas6/Cse3/CasE, whose protein sequence is MYLSRVEIDINNRRKMRDLSHLGAYHGWIEDSFPSEREKAKKDRTRKLWRVDKVGENYYLLVLSQIKPDIEKFEKYGLEGSARIKSYDQFLENLKEGDRARFRIKLNTVKSKSDRENYPKRGRLVPLGLDELNSFLIDKAKTNGFAIDEDKFSIVERNEEYFIHSDKDADKKTRKKIVSASYEGMLKITDLEKFKAALVSGIGKKKAYGCGFLTIIPEP, encoded by the coding sequence ATGTATTTATCAAGAGTAGAAATAGATATAAACAACCGTAGGAAAATGAGAGATCTAAGCCATCTTGGAGCCTATCATGGATGGATAGAGGACTCCTTTCCTAGTGAGAGAGAAAAAGCAAAAAAAGACCGTACCAGAAAGCTTTGGCGAGTGGACAAAGTAGGAGAAAACTATTATCTTTTAGTTTTAAGTCAAATAAAACCAGACATAGAAAAATTTGAAAAATATGGCCTAGAGGGATCTGCTAGGATCAAGTCCTATGACCAGTTTTTAGAAAATCTAAAAGAAGGAGACAGGGCCAGATTTAGGATAAAACTAAATACGGTCAAATCCAAATCTGATAGGGAAAATTATCCAAAACGAGGCAGGCTAGTCCCCCTAGGACTTGATGAATTAAACTCATTTTTGATAGACAAGGCCAAAACCAATGGATTTGCTATAGATGAGGACAAATTTTCTATAGTAGAAAGAAATGAAGAGTACTTCATCCACTCTGACAAAGATGCTGATAAAAAAACCAGGAAAAAAATAGTAAGCGCAAGCTACGAAGGCATGCTGAAAATCACAGACCTAGAAAAATTCAAAGCGGCCCTGGTCTCTGGCATAGGCAAGAAAAAAGCCTACGGGTGTGGGTTTTTGACAATAATACCAGAGCCATGA
- the cas1e gene encoding type I-E CRISPR-associated endonuclease Cas1e translates to MKKITGAKKTDLSELARISDRISFIYVDHAKISRVDSAITVADYRGVVNIPVSIIGVFMLGPGTEISHRAMEILGDVGTSVIWVGERGVRHYAHGRSLAHSTKLLEKQAKLVSNKRTRLGVARKMYAMRFGEEDLSKLTMQQLRGREGARIRQVYKDQAQKYDIDWKGRDYKVEDFEDSNPINQALSALNVCLYGVCHSVIVALGMSPGLGFIHTGHDKSFVYDIADLYKADLTIPLAFELGSKAKKDDDIGRISRIRLRDEMVDGKIIGKIATDLQYLMDIGDSDQIFMDVIELWDDKDKNVRHGISYREI, encoded by the coding sequence ATGAAAAAAATCACAGGAGCAAAAAAGACGGACTTGTCAGAACTAGCCAGGATTTCTGACAGGATAAGTTTTATCTATGTAGACCACGCAAAAATATCTAGGGTTGATAGTGCGATAACAGTTGCCGACTACAGGGGTGTGGTCAATATCCCTGTCTCCATCATTGGCGTTTTTATGCTGGGCCCAGGTACGGAAATCAGCCACAGGGCTATGGAAATTTTGGGTGATGTTGGCACATCTGTCATCTGGGTAGGCGAGAGGGGAGTCAGGCACTACGCCCACGGCAGGAGCCTTGCCCATTCTACAAAGCTACTAGAAAAACAAGCCAAGCTTGTATCAAACAAGAGGACCAGGCTAGGAGTAGCCAGAAAAATGTATGCCATGAGATTTGGAGAAGAAGACCTATCAAAGCTAACTATGCAGCAACTTCGTGGTCGTGAGGGGGCTAGGATAAGACAAGTCTACAAAGACCAAGCACAAAAGTATGATATAGATTGGAAGGGTAGGGACTACAAAGTAGAAGATTTTGAGGATTCTAATCCTATCAACCAAGCCCTATCAGCCCTCAACGTATGTCTTTATGGAGTATGTCACAGTGTGATTGTCGCCCTGGGTATGAGCCCAGGCCTTGGCTTTATCCATACAGGCCATGACAAATCTTTTGTCTATGATATAGCAGATTTGTACAAGGCAGACCTGACTATCCCCCTAGCCTTTGAATTGGGATCTAAAGCCAAAAAGGATGACGATATAGGTAGGATCTCTAGGATAAGGCTCAGAGATGAGATGGTAGATGGTAAAATCATTGGGAAAATTGCTACAGACCTCCAATATCTGATGGATATAGGAGATTCTGACCAGATTTTTATGGATGTCATCGAGTTGTGGGATGATAAAGATAAAAATGTCCGCCACGGTATAAGCTATAGAGAGATATAA
- the cas2e gene encoding type I-E CRISPR-associated endoribonuclease Cas2e, producing MPLTVITLKNSPPSLRGDLTKWMQEISTGVYVGNFNTKIRQELWARVIESLGSGEATMTYAYRNEIGYKFETHNSSKIPIDFDGIDLVISPKPLREEKTEKKLGFSKAAKARKAKKFADKSTKTNRKTYVIIDLETTGLEPTKDRIIEIGAIKVGEKSEEFTCLIKQDKGLSDEIKNLTGLRDCDLAKGIDEKSAINDFIDFISDHILVGYKIDFDIKFLNQALKDQGRGKIGNKTYDIMKYVKNEKMFLKNYKLETVLKEYGIEKTQPHRALEDTRLMQELLVKVDSLVKKLEKQSE from the coding sequence ATGCCACTAACGGTTATAACACTCAAAAACTCCCCGCCTTCCTTGAGGGGAGATCTGACAAAATGGATGCAGGAAATTTCTACAGGCGTATATGTAGGCAATTTTAATACAAAAATCAGACAAGAGCTATGGGCCCGTGTCATAGAAAGCCTAGGAAGCGGCGAAGCAACAATGACCTATGCCTATAGAAATGAAATCGGCTACAAATTTGAAACCCACAACTCTAGCAAGATACCCATAGATTTTGACGGCATAGACCTAGTCATATCCCCCAAGCCTCTAAGAGAAGAAAAGACAGAAAAAAAGCTTGGCTTTTCCAAGGCCGCCAAGGCTAGAAAAGCAAAAAAATTTGCAGATAAATCCACCAAAACCAATAGAAAAACCTATGTCATAATTGATCTGGAGACTACAGGTCTAGAACCGACTAAGGACAGGATAATAGAAATAGGAGCCATAAAAGTTGGCGAAAAATCAGAAGAATTTACCTGCCTTATAAAACAAGATAAGGGCCTAAGCGATGAAATAAAAAATCTCACAGGCCTGAGGGATTGTGATTTAGCAAAAGGCATAGATGAAAAAAGTGCTATAAATGACTTCATAGACTTTATCTCCGACCATATCCTAGTAGGCTACAAGATAGACTTTGATATTAAATTTTTAAACCAGGCCCTAAAAGACCAGGGCAGGGGGAAGATTGGCAACAAGACCTATGACATAATGAAATATGTAAAAAATGAAAAAATGTTTCTAAAAAACTACAAGCTAGAAACAGTCCTAAAAGAATACGGGATAGAAAAAACCCAACCCCACAGGGCCCTAGAAGATACAAGGCTAATGCAAGAGCTCCTAGTCAAAGTTGATAGCCTTGTAAAAAAATTAGAAAAGCAAAGTGAATGA
- a CDS encoding GntR family transcriptional regulator — MFLEIDFNSEIPIYEQIRRGIIVGLAKGEIKPGDRLPSVRDMAENIGVNLHTVNKAYKLLASDGVLIMDRRFGSLIADGDFPMKDFDGKIIDDELEFLTSIAKLKGQSYEDFIKDIKEIWEEKNE, encoded by the coding sequence ATGTTTTTAGAAATTGATTTTAATTCGGAAATTCCTATCTATGAGCAGATCAGGCGAGGGATTATTGTTGGCCTTGCCAAGGGGGAGATAAAGCCAGGCGATAGGCTCCCTTCGGTGAGAGATATGGCAGAAAATATCGGGGTCAATCTCCACACCGTCAATAAGGCTTATAAGCTCTTGGCTTCCGACGGGGTTTTGATCATGGACCGCCGTTTTGGTAGCCTCATAGCCGATGGAGATTTTCCTATGAAGGATTTTGATGGCAAGATTATAGATGACGAACTAGAATTTTTGACGAGCATTGCCAAGCTAAAAGGTCAAAGCTACGAGGATTTTATAAAGGATATAAAAGAAATTTGGGAGGAGAAAAATGAGTGA
- a CDS encoding DUF5808 domain-containing protein, producing MSEARFIAIMYASNLFLVGIIQVFIQTFSKKGYTLGVSVPKDMAEAELIKQMIKDYKFMTLTLTIFLCLFQYFLAYITKSVGILTLVFFISLFLLFLPLIIYNKNFKTMTKDISHDKKKIIVIDTKAYKNDLKKTLAIGYGASLLLIVLASLVIFINYDKIANDLIMQKDFSGNITRVADKSYLNVFYTSLTSLGMLVMFFLINLMVIKIRPRIAKENPEKSLENNNKAKRIWTYYLCINAFVLTLLFEIGINLLTIKNIVYPTYIFTAISVILSIGGVIYLGKIVGTDGSKLDPSEDFSFEEDDNYWILGSSFYKNPNDPALFVAKRVGVGYTINIGRPMGMAILILTIFVIIGSLIMMFFV from the coding sequence ATGAGTGAAGCAAGATTTATAGCTATAATGTACGCATCGAACCTATTTTTGGTAGGGATAATCCAGGTTTTTATCCAGACTTTTTCAAAAAAAGGCTACACCTTGGGGGTATCTGTCCCAAAGGATATGGCAGAGGCTGAGCTTATCAAGCAAATGATAAAAGATTATAAATTTATGACCCTGACTTTGACGATATTTCTATGCCTGTTCCAGTATTTTTTAGCATATATCACAAAGTCAGTAGGGATCTTGACCCTGGTCTTTTTTATAAGCTTATTCCTTTTGTTCCTGCCTTTGATTATTTATAACAAAAATTTTAAAACTATGACTAAAGATATTAGCCATGATAAAAAGAAAATCATAGTCATAGATACCAAGGCTTATAAAAATGACCTAAAGAAGACACTTGCCATAGGTTATGGGGCATCGCTTTTGCTGATCGTCCTTGCAAGCCTAGTTATTTTTATAAATTATGACAAAATCGCAAATGACCTTATCATGCAAAAAGATTTTTCGGGCAATATCACAAGAGTGGCTGATAAATCCTACTTAAATGTATTTTATACAAGCCTAACAAGTTTGGGCATGCTTGTCATGTTTTTCCTAATAAACCTCATGGTTATCAAAATTAGGCCAAGGATTGCCAAAGAAAATCCAGAAAAATCCCTAGAAAATAACAACAAGGCCAAAAGAATATGGACCTACTACCTTTGTATAAATGCCTTTGTCTTGACCCTACTTTTCGAAATAGGGATCAACCTTTTGACTATAAAAAATATAGTCTATCCAACCTATATTTTCACGGCAATCTCAGTCATCCTATCAATAGGCGGGGTCATCTACCTAGGCAAAATAGTAGGCACAGACGGGTCAAAACTAGACCCAAGTGAGGACTTCTCCTTCGAAGAAGACGATAATTACTGGATCCTAGGATCTAGTTTTTACAAAAACCCAAACGACCCAGCCCTCTTTGTGGCAAAAAGAGTAGGCGTAGGATACACAATAAACATAGGCAGACCAATGGGAATGGCAATTTTGATTTTGACAATATTTGTAATAATCGGATCTTTGATAATGATGTTTTTTGTATAG
- a CDS encoding NADP-dependent malic enzyme — translation MDVYEKALKKHEEWQGKVATEVKARVLNAEDLTYAYTPGVAEPCRKIHEDEKKAYTYTSKANTIAVVSDGSAVLGLGNIGPKAAMPVMEGKAVLFKEFGDVNAVPIVLDTQDADEIIETIKNIAPGFGGINLEDISSPRCVYIENKLKEILDMPVFHDDQHGTAIVTLAALINALKIVEKDPADIKVLISGAGAAGFSISKLLLAYGVKNIIVCDSKGTINSSHIGGDNPVKSDLAKITNRQDIKGSIHDAIKNCDVFIGVSAPGVIGPDDIKNMGKDPIVFAMANPVPEIDPVLARKAGAKIIATGRSDFPNQINNVLAFPGIFRGALDIHAPQITEEMKLAAAISLANLVAADKLSCDYIIPGVFEKGVADAVAEAVKNTK, via the coding sequence ATGGACGTTTATGAAAAGGCACTGAAAAAACACGAAGAATGGCAGGGCAAGGTTGCGACAGAGGTCAAGGCCAGGGTCTTAAATGCAGAAGATTTGACCTATGCCTATACACCAGGAGTTGCAGAACCTTGTAGGAAGATCCACGAGGACGAGAAAAAAGCCTATACCTATACTTCAAAGGCAAATACAATCGCAGTTGTCTCTGACGGGTCGGCTGTCCTAGGTCTTGGCAATATCGGACCAAAGGCTGCCATGCCTGTTATGGAAGGCAAGGCGGTGCTTTTCAAAGAGTTTGGCGATGTCAATGCTGTCCCAATCGTCCTTGATACCCAGGATGCCGATGAGATCATAGAAACTATAAAAAATATTGCCCCTGGCTTTGGTGGGATCAATCTTGAGGATATTTCTTCTCCTAGGTGCGTCTATATAGAAAATAAACTCAAGGAGATTTTGGACATGCCAGTTTTCCACGATGACCAACACGGGACAGCCATTGTCACTTTGGCAGCTCTCATCAATGCCCTAAAAATTGTAGAAAAAGACCCGGCTGATATCAAGGTCCTAATCTCTGGTGCAGGCGCTGCAGGTTTTTCGATTTCTAAACTCCTTTTGGCCTACGGTGTCAAAAATATAATAGTTTGCGACTCAAAGGGGACGATCAATTCCTCTCACATAGGCGGGGACAATCCTGTAAAATCCGACCTTGCAAAGATCACAAATAGACAGGATATCAAGGGATCTATTCATGATGCTATAAAAAATTGTGATGTTTTTATTGGTGTTTCTGCACCAGGGGTAATCGGTCCAGATGATATAAAAAATATGGGGAAAGATCCAATTGTCTTTGCCATGGCCAATCCGGTCCCAGAAATCGATCCAGTCCTTGCCAGAAAAGCTGGAGCCAAGATCATTGCCACAGGCAGGTCGGATTTTCCAAACCAGATCAACAATGTCCTAGCCTTCCCTGGTATTTTTAGAGGAGCACTTGACATCCATGCCCCACAGATCACAGAAGAGATGAAGCTTGCAGCAGCTATATCCCTTGCAAATCTAGTAGCGGCTGATAAATTAAGCTGTGATTATATTATCCCTGGAGTCTTTGAAAAAGGCGTAGCTGATGCGGTGGCAGAGGCTGTCAAAAATACAAAATAA
- a CDS encoding Cof-type HAD-IIB family hydrolase, with amino-acid sequence MKKDIKLVAFDIDGTLVNSNGQVLEESKKLVRDLKAAGYKVVLCTGRPFNGYWWIREDLELMDDGDLSIASTGAHIRENNTGKGLINHTLTPGDIEKIESLIDDPRIELAIYTRDIIYNKAKKPSKEFFDDKKTNMMAWLRYENLSDIKQDLTRACYIGSPEALADFEKRHKSDIEKDFKYVRNETIIGEILNKKAGKSEAMTSLCQMLGISLDQVMYFGDGANDVKTIKAVGVGVAMGNAAKPCKEVADYVIGDNDHPSIADFARKYLDLDE; translated from the coding sequence ATGAAAAAAGATATAAAGCTAGTTGCATTTGATATAGATGGGACTTTGGTAAACTCCAATGGCCAGGTCCTAGAAGAAAGTAAAAAATTGGTAAGAGATCTAAAAGCGGCAGGCTACAAGGTAGTCTTGTGCACAGGTAGGCCCTTCAATGGCTATTGGTGGATCAGAGAAGATCTGGAACTGATGGATGATGGAGATCTCTCTATTGCATCTACCGGCGCCCACATCAGAGAAAATAACACAGGCAAGGGCCTTATAAACCACACTCTCACCCCTGGGGATATAGAAAAAATCGAATCTCTCATAGACGATCCTAGGATAGAACTTGCTATCTATACCAGGGATATTATCTACAACAAGGCCAAAAAACCATCCAAGGAGTTTTTTGATGACAAAAAAACCAATATGATGGCCTGGCTCAGGTACGAAAACCTATCTGATATAAAACAAGATCTGACCAGGGCTTGCTATATAGGCAGTCCAGAAGCCCTTGCAGATTTTGAAAAAAGACACAAATCTGATATTGAAAAAGATTTTAAATATGTGAGAAATGAAACTATCATAGGCGAGATCCTAAATAAAAAGGCGGGCAAGTCCGAGGCTATGACTAGTCTTTGCCAGATGCTTGGAATCTCACTTGACCAGGTCATGTATTTTGGCGATGGGGCCAATGATGTCAAAACCATCAAGGCAGTAGGTGTTGGAGTAGCTATGGGCAATGCTGCAAAACCTTGCAAAGAGGTCGCAGACTATGTCATAGGGGACAATGACCATCCGTCCATAGCAGATTTTGCTAGAAAGTATCTGGACCTAGATGAGTAG
- a CDS encoding MBL fold metallo-hydrolase, with product MSRFVVLSSGSSGNSVFLDYEGCKILVDAGFSGRKIENLLASIGENPNDLDGIFLTHEHTDHSQGAAVLAKRFKKPIYANEGTWKAYLPKTKNLKDDHIKIFKSNEFLNFGPMDIYPISIHHDAYEPVGFIIYLANKKISLITDTGIIDEKIAYQIKGSDIYYMEANHDLEALKMGPYPHKLKLRIMSKMGHLSNDQAGLALADALEARGEAIFLSHLSETNNTEALSKITVESTLQSFGIDTKKDIDLMVADRYKPSKEIIL from the coding sequence ATGAGTAGGTTTGTAGTTTTATCTTCTGGATCATCTGGCAATAGTGTTTTTCTAGACTACGAGGGGTGCAAGATCCTTGTAGATGCTGGTTTTTCTGGCAGAAAGATTGAAAATCTCCTAGCCTCTATAGGCGAAAACCCAAATGACCTTGATGGGATTTTCCTAACTCACGAGCACACCGACCACAGCCAGGGAGCGGCAGTCCTTGCCAAGAGGTTTAAAAAGCCAATCTATGCCAACGAAGGCACTTGGAAGGCCTACCTGCCAAAAACAAAAAATCTCAAAGACGACCACATAAAAATCTTCAAATCAAATGAGTTTTTAAATTTTGGACCTATGGACATCTACCCAATTTCAATCCACCACGATGCCTACGAGCCAGTTGGTTTTATAATCTATTTGGCTAATAAAAAAATAAGTCTGATCACAGATACAGGCATCATTGACGAAAAAATCGCCTATCAGATCAAGGGATCAGATATTTATTATATGGAGGCCAACCATGACCTGGAGGCCCTAAAGATGGGGCCTTATCCTCACAAGCTAAAGCTAAGGATCATGAGCAAAATGGGCCATCTTTCAAACGACCAGGCAGGCCTTGCCCTAGCTGATGCCCTAGAAGCCAGGGGAGAAGCCATTTTCCTCTCCCACCTATCCGAAACCAACAACACCGAGGCCCTATCCAAAATCACAGTTGAATCTACCCTCCAATCCTTTGGTATAGATACAAAAAAGGATATAGACCTCATGGTAGCTGACAGGTACAAGCCATCAAAGGAAATAATCTTATGA
- a CDS encoding ATP-binding protein — translation MTDIKEIEKSLIKKYRKEIWSPFIKAIKEFKLINEGDKVAVAISGGKDSLILAKLIEELHKHSPVNFDVEYLCMDPGYDKENLDLLKENLAYLKIPAKIYESQVFDISESLADGGNPCYLCARMRRGFLYAKAKELGCNKLALGHHLNDVIETIMINVLYAGNYKTMKPKLPAQNFEDIFLIRPLYYVREEDIIRWRNFAELSALDCACTVTKSSESHTRAKVKDLIADLKKDNPNVEMSILRSSENVNCDMVLGYQINGDKHTFMEEFEC, via the coding sequence ATGACAGATATAAAAGAAATAGAAAAATCACTTATAAAAAAATATAGAAAAGAAATATGGTCACCCTTTATCAAGGCCATCAAGGAGTTCAAACTCATAAACGAGGGCGACAAGGTGGCAGTGGCCATCTCCGGGGGCAAGGACTCCCTGATCCTTGCCAAACTCATAGAAGAGCTCCACAAACATTCGCCGGTCAATTTTGATGTCGAATACCTCTGCATGGATCCAGGCTATGATAAGGAAAATTTGGACCTTTTAAAAGAAAACCTAGCTTATCTAAAAATCCCAGCCAAGATCTACGAGTCTCAGGTTTTTGATATTTCAGAAAGCCTAGCAGACGGGGGCAATCCTTGCTATCTTTGTGCCAGGATGCGCAGGGGATTTTTGTATGCCAAGGCCAAAGAGCTCGGCTGCAATAAACTCGCCCTAGGCCATCACCTAAATGATGTTATAGAGACAATCATGATCAATGTCCTCTATGCGGGCAACTACAAAACCATGAAGCCAAAGCTTCCTGCCCAAAATTTTGAGGATATTTTCCTAATCAGACCCCTATATTATGTCAGGGAAGAAGACATCATCCGCTGGAGAAATTTTGCAGAACTTTCTGCCCTTGATTGTGCCTGCACAGTCACAAAATCCAGCGAATCCCACACCAGGGCCAAGGTCAAAGACCTAATTGCAGATCTTAAAAAAGACAATCCAAATGTCGAAATGTCAATCCTAAGGTCAAGCGAAAATGTCAACTGCGACATGGTTTTGGGCTACCAAATAAATGGAGATAAACACACATTCATGGAGGAATTTGAATGCTAA